Proteins encoded by one window of Bacillota bacterium:
- a CDS encoding DUF2283 domain-containing protein, whose amino-acid sequence MKVRYDPETDSLCILLRDVPVDESDEVNPGLIVDYDANGLPVAVEILHASRVFGDKTLTVEVELAPAAPHRQ is encoded by the coding sequence TTGAAGGTCAGGTATGATCCTGAAACCGATTCGCTGTGCATTCTGCTGAGAGACGTGCCCGTCGACGAATCTGACGAGGTAAACCCGGGCCTGATTGTGGACTACGATGCGAATGGTCTGCCTGTGGCGGTTGAAATCCTGCACGCCTCGCGCGTCTTTGGCGATAAGACCCTTACTGTGGAGGTAGAACTGGCCCCGGCGGCACCGCATAGGCAGTGA
- a CDS encoding DUF4258 domain-containing protein: protein MRVEWTGHALEQVARRGLSRDLVEEALRVADRVVPSGVEGRSVAEKKYRDASGQLYLLRVVFERDAERAVVITAYRTSRLSKYWRDAR, encoded by the coding sequence TTGCGAGTCGAGTGGACTGGTCATGCCTTGGAACAGGTGGCGAGGCGTGGGCTGTCGCGTGACCTGGTGGAAGAAGCGCTGAGAGTTGCTGACCGCGTGGTGCCTTCGGGTGTTGAAGGAAGGTCCGTGGCCGAGAAAAAGTACCGGGATGCTTCAGGCCAGTTGTACTTGCTGAGGGTCGTTTTCGAGCGTGACGCGGAGCGGGCTGTGGTAATCACCGCCTACCGGACCAGCCGGCTGAGCAAATACTGGAGGGATGCCCGTTGA